The following proteins are co-located in the Prionailurus viverrinus isolate Anna chromosome A1, UM_Priviv_1.0, whole genome shotgun sequence genome:
- the ZNF300 gene encoding zinc finger protein 300 isoform X1: MMKSQGLVSFKDVAVDFTQEEWQQLDPAQRTLYRDVMLENFSHVISLGYPVSKPDVISKLEQGEDPWIIKRDVSNWIYTDENQADGRQDRKSNLDNPKSCILGSVSFHNNILKGVTKDGSLYSILKVCQDDGQLQRCQENQDKLFRQVTVISNKTVTVESGHKYNAFGKIFQECIEPDTLRQRSHSYDVFKKNLKYNADLRSCNKSNSRKNPDESLGCGKSSSYGASDSNLEKIHNGVMPCNNNQCGNIFSSKQSLMQYQNVETKEKTCVCVTCGKAFAKKSQLIVHQRIHTGKKPYDCGACGKAFSEKFHLIVHQRTHTGEKPYECSECGKAFSQKSSLIIHQRVHTGEKPYECSECGKAFSQKSPLIIHQRIHTGEKPYECRECGKAFSQKSQLIIHHRAHTGEKPYECTECGKAFCEKSHLIIHKRIHTGEKPYKCAQCEEAFSRKTELITHQLIHTGEKPYECTECGKTFSRKSQLIIHQRTHTGEKPYKCSECGKAFCQKSHLIGHQRIHTGEKPYICSECGKAFSQKSHLPGHQRIHTGEKPYICAECGKAFSQKSDLVLHQRIHTGERPYQCAICGKAFIQKSQLTVHQRIHTVVKS, encoded by the exons ATGATGAAGTCCCAG GGGTTGGTATCATTCAAGGATGTGGCTGTGGATTTCACCCAAGAGGAGTGGCAGCAACTGGACCCTGCTCAGAGGACCCTGTATAGagatgtgatgctggagaacttCAGCCATGTGATCTCATTGG GATATCCAGTTTCCAAACCAGATGTCATCTCTAAGTTGGAACAAGGGGAAGATCCATGGATCATCAAGAGAGACGTATCAAATTGGATCTATACAGATGAAAATCAGGCAGATGGGAGACAAG acaGGAAAAGTAACCTTGACAACCCCAAATCATGTATTTTGGGGTCTGTTTCCTTCCATAATAATATCCTGAAAGGAGTCACAAAGGATGGTTCATTGTACTCCATTTTAAAAGTCTGTCAAGATGATGGCCAGCTACAGAGATGTCAGGAAAACCAAGACAAGCTTTTCAGGCAAGTAACAGTCATCAGCAACAAAACAGTGACTGTGGAGTCAGGCCATAAGTATAAtgcctttggaaaaatatttcaagagtGCATAGAGCCAGATACTTTAAGACAAAGATCCCATAGCTatgatgtatttaaaaagaacttgAAATATAATGCTGATCTACGTAGTTGTAATAAGAGTAATTCAAGAAAAAACCCTGATGAGAGTTTGGGATGTGGAAAATCATCTAGCTATGGTGCATCTGATTCTAATCTTGAGAAAATTCACAATGGAGTAATGCCCTGTAATAACAATCAGTGTGGGAACATTTTTAGTAGTAAACAATCCCTTATGCAATATCAGAATGTTGAAACTAAGGagaaaacctgtgtgtgtgttacatgtgGAAAAGCCTTTGCCAAGAAGTCACAGCTTATTGTACATCAACGAATTCATACTGGAAAGAAACCATATGATTGTGGTgcatgtgggaaagccttcagtgaGAAGTTTCATCTCATCGTACATCAGAGAACTCATACTGGGGAGAAACCTTACGAATGTTctgaatgtggaaaagccttctcTCAGAAATCTTCCCTCATTATACATCAGAGAGTTCACACTGGGGAAAAGCCATATGAATGTAgtgagtgtgggaaagccttctcCCAGAAATCACCCCTCATTATACATCAaagaattcacactggagagaaaccttatgaatgtagAGAGTGTGGGAAGGCCTTCTCCCAGAAGTCACAGCTGATCATACATCATAGAgctcatactggagagaaaccatatgaatgtactgaatgtgggaaagccttctgTGAGAAGTCCCACCTCATTATACATAAAAGAATTCACACTGGGGAGAAACCCTACAAATGTGCTCAATGTGAGGAAGCCTTCAGCAGGAAGACGGAACTCATTACACATCAGTTAATTCATACTGGggagaaaccttatgaatgtacTGAATGTGGGAAGACCTTCTCCCGGAAGTCACAGCTCATCATACATCAGAGAACACATACTGGAGAAAAGCCCTATAAATGCagtgaatgtggaaaagccttctgTCAGAAATCACATCTCATTggacatcagagaattcacacaggagaaaaaccttatatatgcagtgaatgtgggaaagccttctcTCAGAAGTCTCACCTCCCAGGGCATCAGCGAATTCATACAGGAGAAAAACCTTACATATGTGCTGAATGTGGAAAGGCGTTTTCCCAGAAGTCAGACCTTGTTttacatcagagaattcatactggggAAAGACCCTATCAATGTGCTAtctgtgggaaagccttcatcCAGAAGTCACAACTCACTgtacatcagagaattcatacagtAGTAAAATCATAA
- the ZNF300 gene encoding zinc finger protein 300 isoform X2 has protein sequence MLENFSHVISLGYPVSKPDVISKLEQGEDPWIIKRDVSNWIYTDENQADGRQDRKSNLDNPKSCILGSVSFHNNILKGVTKDGSLYSILKVCQDDGQLQRCQENQDKLFRQVTVISNKTVTVESGHKYNAFGKIFQECIEPDTLRQRSHSYDVFKKNLKYNADLRSCNKSNSRKNPDESLGCGKSSSYGASDSNLEKIHNGVMPCNNNQCGNIFSSKQSLMQYQNVETKEKTCVCVTCGKAFAKKSQLIVHQRIHTGKKPYDCGACGKAFSEKFHLIVHQRTHTGEKPYECSECGKAFSQKSSLIIHQRVHTGEKPYECSECGKAFSQKSPLIIHQRIHTGEKPYECRECGKAFSQKSQLIIHHRAHTGEKPYECTECGKAFCEKSHLIIHKRIHTGEKPYKCAQCEEAFSRKTELITHQLIHTGEKPYECTECGKTFSRKSQLIIHQRTHTGEKPYKCSECGKAFCQKSHLIGHQRIHTGEKPYICSECGKAFSQKSHLPGHQRIHTGEKPYICAECGKAFSQKSDLVLHQRIHTGERPYQCAICGKAFIQKSQLTVHQRIHTVVKS, from the exons atgctggagaacttCAGCCATGTGATCTCATTGG GATATCCAGTTTCCAAACCAGATGTCATCTCTAAGTTGGAACAAGGGGAAGATCCATGGATCATCAAGAGAGACGTATCAAATTGGATCTATACAGATGAAAATCAGGCAGATGGGAGACAAG acaGGAAAAGTAACCTTGACAACCCCAAATCATGTATTTTGGGGTCTGTTTCCTTCCATAATAATATCCTGAAAGGAGTCACAAAGGATGGTTCATTGTACTCCATTTTAAAAGTCTGTCAAGATGATGGCCAGCTACAGAGATGTCAGGAAAACCAAGACAAGCTTTTCAGGCAAGTAACAGTCATCAGCAACAAAACAGTGACTGTGGAGTCAGGCCATAAGTATAAtgcctttggaaaaatatttcaagagtGCATAGAGCCAGATACTTTAAGACAAAGATCCCATAGCTatgatgtatttaaaaagaacttgAAATATAATGCTGATCTACGTAGTTGTAATAAGAGTAATTCAAGAAAAAACCCTGATGAGAGTTTGGGATGTGGAAAATCATCTAGCTATGGTGCATCTGATTCTAATCTTGAGAAAATTCACAATGGAGTAATGCCCTGTAATAACAATCAGTGTGGGAACATTTTTAGTAGTAAACAATCCCTTATGCAATATCAGAATGTTGAAACTAAGGagaaaacctgtgtgtgtgttacatgtgGAAAAGCCTTTGCCAAGAAGTCACAGCTTATTGTACATCAACGAATTCATACTGGAAAGAAACCATATGATTGTGGTgcatgtgggaaagccttcagtgaGAAGTTTCATCTCATCGTACATCAGAGAACTCATACTGGGGAGAAACCTTACGAATGTTctgaatgtggaaaagccttctcTCAGAAATCTTCCCTCATTATACATCAGAGAGTTCACACTGGGGAAAAGCCATATGAATGTAgtgagtgtgggaaagccttctcCCAGAAATCACCCCTCATTATACATCAaagaattcacactggagagaaaccttatgaatgtagAGAGTGTGGGAAGGCCTTCTCCCAGAAGTCACAGCTGATCATACATCATAGAgctcatactggagagaaaccatatgaatgtactgaatgtgggaaagccttctgTGAGAAGTCCCACCTCATTATACATAAAAGAATTCACACTGGGGAGAAACCCTACAAATGTGCTCAATGTGAGGAAGCCTTCAGCAGGAAGACGGAACTCATTACACATCAGTTAATTCATACTGGggagaaaccttatgaatgtacTGAATGTGGGAAGACCTTCTCCCGGAAGTCACAGCTCATCATACATCAGAGAACACATACTGGAGAAAAGCCCTATAAATGCagtgaatgtggaaaagccttctgTCAGAAATCACATCTCATTggacatcagagaattcacacaggagaaaaaccttatatatgcagtgaatgtgggaaagccttctcTCAGAAGTCTCACCTCCCAGGGCATCAGCGAATTCATACAGGAGAAAAACCTTACATATGTGCTGAATGTGGAAAGGCGTTTTCCCAGAAGTCAGACCTTGTTttacatcagagaattcatactggggAAAGACCCTATCAATGTGCTAtctgtgggaaagccttcatcCAGAAGTCACAACTCACTgtacatcagagaattcatacagtAGTAAAATCATAA